tttttttttgttttttaaaaaatagttattacaCTACTTAAATGCAAATTGTTTACTTAGAAAATGACTATTTTGTAGGAAAGAGAGATTAGAGTTtcctatcaaataaaaagagagagagaaaggaagagggAGGCAgctaaaaagagaagaaaaactcaCCATTTTTTCCTATACCCGAAATCATgtattcatcttttctttttattagtcTCTTAATAAACATGTaaggttaagttttttttcttaactgcAAGAACACAGAAACCTGATTTCAAGATGAGATCTATTTAAcctttcttttcagtttatatgatgagtatgtttgttttcctattctTCTTTTCTATGATTGTTTAATTTGATTGCTAGATATAactcaaaattattattctaaccaatttattgctaagtttacTATTAAAActagagttgtggtatataaacttgtgaagcaactgagtttaataattgtggtgaatctatgtttttaatattaaaaaaaacattcaatcaaatcaaacatggaTTCGGGTAGTTATGTTGTTtagattaatcaacttatctagttcttcaGACtaccattaaattaaattaataatatgaacATTGTAGTTGTTTGATgtttagggttagttatacagCAAATTATTTAACtgactaatattaaaaaatcataaatattcagaatataaattgatgtatcATTTCAATGATCGGTTTTGATTTTCGTAGGTGAATGTCTATTTGAAACCAAAGtttgttattttgataattttctaatttatttaatttgatttgatttttttatttagctatagCCTAGATAACCTCAAAAATGCCCTCAATTACATATCATCTAACATAAAAATCCGAACTAAACCTTTTCTCGTTGGATCGATCCCTTACTTGCTCTTtactatcttgtttatttaaactaggataattaatttgtgtgactGCAACATCACAATAAATAGTATCATCCACCTTTTGACGACACACGCAAGTTTGTTTGGTAGCTGAATCCATGATTCTAGGGTGGCTTTCAAAGCATTTTAGCGTCCCCTAAGTGGACCAGCGACACATGTAGCATTATAGTGACCGATGCGCCACGtgtgatgtttttttcttctttttttttcctctctcctaTTTGATTTCCGcgttggaattaaaaaaaatcaaattaagtcCTAAAGTTTGTTATACTTAAAATTTCATTCATAttctctttattataatttttaaaatttagaatactttatgaaattaagaggtttttttcaattttgtctttgttctctttgttgcaattttttttttaatttagaattgtTTATTAAAGTaagaattgttttcaatttcatctataattaatatttttcatctatcagatttgatttctattttttgaattactatattttttagatggttttggcatattgttttatttttcttgcaatttcatcattcttggttttttttttcattgtttaatttagcttttttaaaagaattttgtttttaaattgattgatttcatcctctaatgtttattttttttaggtggtGAGCTCTTGGGTTGAGTTCGAGTCAAGTATTTAATGAATTGCATGTGTGAGAGTTTAACTTAGGTTTATAAGGTTTACTTAGgcttagttgtttttttaagctcttttttttcttttcatattttatcatttaacattcctttttactctttttctataggatttatctttttttgtttttaaataacaagagttgttttgagtttttgttaaatttcgCTTCtgtaaaatgaatttaattttttaattaaattaaatttattgattttatcctctaatatttaatttgaggcAATagctaaaagaatttttttaaattaatttattttttaaaattggtattctttgtttttttttttacctttttttttataaagttatcttgaTATCATATCTCGGGTTATTAGTAGGTTTATCAAATTTGACTCGACCATTTTATAGAGTTAccctttctttgtattttaaattttttttatcttgaatcaatgatcaaaatctttaattttttttaaaattaaatcattttgatatcttatctatgataaaaaaaaaaaatagactaattAACTAATACTCTAAAAAGCATGaggaaagtactgtagctttccccacaccacatgcttctttttttttgtttttttttcccttgtttgttcttttttctttctttctttctcttttttcccacatttgtttttatttttttgggctttagattttttttttcccaagattgtctttttctttttcttctttttcttcttttttatttttatttttttaaaaaaatatatctttattgatttattttttaatattaaactggttgaaaaatttagttatgtagttttttttctttaaaacattatggattgctacaatgttttcccaCAAGgctttttgatgaaattttttcttcttatttttcaaaatggtctttaTCGATTTTGcttcgtaatttttttctttaaaacactgcgGATTATTACaatgtttccccacatgatttttgttttgctacaatgtttccccacatgttttttttttaaaattatctttgtcgaattgttttttaatattgagctgattaaaaatttagctttgtattttttttctttaaaatactgtggattgTTAAAGTGTTCCttcatattggttttttttttttatgattttctttttttttttttctagaattgtcTTTgtcgattatatatatatattgagctagttgagaatttagcttcatagttttttttttctttaaaacactgtggattgctacagtgtttccccaaataatattttttattatgattttttttttaaattgtctttatcgattttattatttttaatattgagctggttgagaattacaactgtagattttctcatgaaactaTAGATTGGTACAATGTTtccctacttttttttttcttttcggtttttttttgttatgatttttttcaaaattttctttgttaatttaatttttttaatattaatctagttaagaatttagctttgtagtttttcccttgaaaacattgtggattgcaacaatttttcttcatataatttttttttcacaaacctACAATAACGCACAAACATGTCACAAGCCCGCAGCATCGCGGGGGCATGACATctagtaaaattgaaaataagtgCGGGGTATTCGACCTCTCGATTGCAAGCGAGCGCTCTGTCATGTTATTGTGTTTGGTATTTGTTAATATgtttgtgaaaaatattttgatttaaaaatatattaaaatattttttacgtttaatattctattttttttgtttggtgttatagtgcatgtttttttaaaaaaatacatttttccaataagatgttttaaaataatttttttttatatttttaatattaatgtatcaaaattattaaaaaaaaacactaaaaaattaatacttttcaaaaacaaatatattttcaaaaaacaaataaaaaaaaaggtctatGCATCTCTAAACAAATAATTAGTATGTTTAGTAATATAGTGCAGGgtgcttattaaaaaaaaataactgaaaatatattaaaaaaaaatttatttttaacaattacacatcaaaattattaaaaataaacaactaaaaaatacttgagatattttaaggttaaaagcaatttaaaaaacactcacTTGAAAATACAAACTCAAGTATCTCAATATCAGTTGTGCACTCATTTCCAATAATTCGTGACCGAGTGCAACAGCCAAGGTGGAATATTGATCCTATCCCCAGTTCCCCACAACTCATCAAAATTGtgacataaaaattcaatctaacTTTCCATTTTTGTAGTATTATTGAAACATCATAGTGTTGACTGAGTCAacgtattttttaataatttttgaagtaTTTCTAAGATAaggattcaataaattaatgtttGTTAAAAACAACAGAAAAACAGCAGCAGCTGATTGCAAAGTGATTGGGTCAAACTGTCAAGCCAACTCCActgcttttaaaaacaaatcctttCTTTATAGAATTATCTGTTTTCTTCAGTTCATCTTTCCAAACTAAAACCTCTTTCGTCTGCGCGAAGGGTTGCCATTGCCATTCCTTCAGCTTTATTTCATAGGTAAACGATGTTTATCCACAAAGTCTTAGATTGTATGGTCTGTTTAGTttctaacaataatttttttcagaattgtaGTTCTAGTTGACATGATTTACATggggttgattttatttttttaatcctttgatttactggaaaaatagaagaagagcTTGATTTTAGTGAATTATGGTTGGATATAAGTATTCAACTTTTCTGGGCTGGatctttgaacttgaaatttttgGTTGGATTTTGGTCAAATTGTTTGTGTGTGTAATCTGGGTTTGCCGATCTTTTGTGGTGTTGGCTTAAATGAAATTTGAGTTCATTTATGTTATTGGGTTTTCGCTAAATCTTGATCAGATGATAATATGATTGTTGACTTAATTGCAGGGTACCTCGAACTGGGGGAAGCTTTGTTAGCTGATTTTGATGGTTTGAAGATAGGAATGAGGGACATCTTTATTTACTTTGAAATACTTAGCTGATTTTGATATTGCTTGCCTCCTTGACTGAGAAATTTACGCAGATTATGTTTGTCCAAATTGCATTTTTAGATGTTTGAGAACTGATTTTGGACTCCATTGTGTGCTGCTAAAACCAACTACTGGTTTAAGTTGAAACAAGTTGGAGAGAGAAATAGATAGTTTGCTTGTTATTTTGGTGGGAAGCTCATAAGGTTTTATTCAAGAGAAGGATTTTTGTAGATTAGTTTTTGGTATCATTTAAATGAGTTCAATGCACAGTACTGTCCATTACTGCTGTGTTGCAAGGGGTAATCGCACCTTGTATGTGTATAGTAGGGGAGACCATGAGATTGAGAACTCAGCAGCATTGTGCTTGGAAAGCACTCCCTCTTACCACAAGTGGTATTTTGAGACGATTGCTAAAAAAACTTTTGGGTTTTTGATAGAAGATGGTTCTGTTTATTTTACAATTGTTGATGAGGGTCTTGGACACCCGAGTGTACTTCAATTTCTAGAGCGTGTAAGAGATGAATTCAAAAAGGTTGCTAGAAAAGGTTCTAGAGGAAGTTTTTCTGGTATGAACTCGATCAATGTGCAAGAACAATTAGTGCCTGTTATTTGTAGCTTGATAACTTCGTTGGAGCATGTTGTTTGCAATGATTGGGCCGGTGAGAGTTCCTCATCTGATAATGTAGGCCTCTCTCCATCACCTCTTAATGCAAATGAACAAATTGAAGTTGTCAATTCTACCAAAGCTCCTTTGTTAGGTAAATCAAATAAGCAAGATAAAAGGAAGTCAAAGGAGCATGTTATTACAATAAGAGATATTGAGTTAGAAGAGCATAGAAAATCTACTGATAGAGGGGCTAAGCTTGATTCAGCTACTTTGGATTCCAATAATCAAGGTGGAGCAGGTTCTTCAATATCGCTACAAAAGGATTTGGGTTCAATGAGGATTAGATCAAGCTCTCAAAGCATTCGAAAGAAGTGGTGGCGCCAAGTAACGATTGTTCTAGCTATTGATGTGGCTATATGTTTGATTCTATTTTTAACTTGGCTATCAATTTGTGGTGGTTTCGGATGTACTCATTGAACTTAAATTTGAAAAAGAGATTCACTCGAGTGGATGAAAGCAACACATCAGATATTGTCAGCTAATTTTAAATAGTGGAGGTATATGCTGGAAATTATACCATGGCATCACATAAGTTTATCAAATCCTTTGTACAGTATCACATCTTCAGTGTATATGCACATGATTTTGTCAGTTGTCTACTAttgcttgtgttttttgttttgtctatGCATTATGGATTATGAGATGTTATGTAATCTAAAAATATGTATTCCATCCTTGCAGTATTActcttttttgtataaaatatttagttgaATCATCGTATGCAAATGAATTTCTCTTTCACATAGCTTCATGGTGTTTCAACATTCTTAATATGAAATTAtgcattaaaaaatcacaagtgTTGtgtgttttctttcatttattaagTGCCTTTGTTGTACCtgtttttctaaccttcttttaGAAAATTTTCTTGTTGGAAATAAGATTTCGCCTTTCCACTTGAATCTCACTTGGTCTGTAAATGGAATATGGTGTTGGAAGTATGTGTCCTTCAGCTCAAAAAGTATTTTGAGAATATAGGTTTTATTAGCAGAAATAATGGAAATGTATATAGAGGATAATTGAATTCCAATGGATATCTGCAtgtcttttagtttttactaATTGGATGGTTGTGCTACGCgatgggtttattttttattttcataaaaaatattgtagaaatttataatataaaaaataatattttttaaatattaataataatatcttttttcaaatttattaataattttaattataataaaaaataataatatttgtcacataaataattatattaagaattccAAGAATGATTATaacacataataatattttttaaatcaatactttaagttataataaaaataataatattttttatatgaacaccaattataagagaaataataatatttataacatattaatatattaagaaaacCGACGTGGGGTTGGGCGTGGACGCGTCCACGTCCAACGTTGAGTTGGACACAGATGTGTCCAGACCCAACATGGAGGTGGCAGTGGTCGTGTCCAGGCCCAATGTGGGGTTAGGCGTAAACGCATATAGGTCTAACATGGCATTTGGAACGTCCAGTCCTAACATGGGGTTGGGCGCGGACGTGTTCAGACCCAACATGGGATTAGGCGGGGGCGCGTCCAGGATTAACATGGGATTGGCCGCGGTCGCGGCCATTCCCAATGTGGGGTGGGGCATGGATATGTCAAGGCCCAACATGGAGTTGAGGGCGGTCGTATCCAGACCCAATTTAGGGTTGGGCAAAGACTTGTCCAGGTCCAACCTGTGGTTGGGCATGGACGCGTCTAGGTTCAACATGGAGTTGGACGTTGTTGCGTCCAGACCCAATGTGGGGTTGGGCATGGATGCATCTTGGTCCAACATGTTACCATGAAAGAAAAACCATATAGTTgatttgaaggatgaaattaaaaatattattattatttgtgccataaatattatcatttttattataattgaaggtattaatattaaaaatactattatttatgttataaatattactatttctATTATAGTTCAAagcattaatatcaaaaatattataatttgcggtagaaatatttttattttaattataattcaaagtattaataCGTGTCCAGGTTTCGCCACGTGATGCGCGAGTACGGCATTGCGCCCTGGGCAAGGCATCCCAAGTGCAAGGTGTCCTCACATGAGGGCGCGGGCATAGCTGACTCCCAGGGCAGCCCCACCAAAACTCAAAGTGACTATTTTCTTCTCAATCATCCCTTCAATGCCAAATGtatcctaataaaaaaacaacctcaTCTCTTTTCCGCTACCCTTACAACTCTTTGTGGCAAGGGATGAGTTGTCATTATACTGTTCTAATCCACGGCGCACAATGCTTTAAGTTTAGATAAATAATAAGAGGGGCATTGAGTctttttagtatattgtataaTTAGAACCGATAGACATGTCGATCCAATCCTACTTTGATACTGCAGATTCAATCCTTCTTGTTGAGTTCTCTTGGCAATCGTCATAATTTGAGGAACGAAGTGATTCTGACAAGGAAAGAATGCAACCAAGTTGCTATCAGCTAAGAGGTTTCTTGCCTGATGGAACTGAACTAGTGACCCTTGTGAAATAGTAAGTTGTGGGGCTGATAGTACTGTGCGATAGCTATTTCAGATTTTGAGCTAAAGTCATGAAAGATTTCTTTGAATAAATGAATTGGGGGACAGattcacttttttcttttaatcaaatGAACCATTTTAAGTTTCTCTAGGTTTAAGTATTCATATTCTTGACTCATGTTTGAATAGAAGGATATGGTGGGTCTTGGAATATCTTTTATGTGCTGATAGGGTACAGTAGTGTAGATTTCATGACTATTTCCGATGAGCTTTGTGCTGTTCGCAAACTCCTCCACATAGTCAAGACGTCCATTTGCTGGTAGATAGATATGGTAGATGGAATATTTTTGCTTCAATGGCAAGATATAATCCACTATTACAGGGCAAGCTTGAAAAAAACTATTCCATCTCTGGATCCCTTGTTGAGAGACTGTACTTTATTCTTTTGAGTCGACACGAAATCCTTTCTGATCGAGAGTAGCTTCTTTGAATAAATTCAGAATAATTAACGTACAATTTCAGGTGTTAAATGATACACAATCCATCAAGGTAAAATCACAAGCACTTTCATTGCCGTAAAAAATGAAGTCATGTTATATTTTGGCTGTGGAACTCCGAGGGCATATTTCTGTGTCCAAAGCTCCGTCAAGGAGCATCTGCATTCGCTATGAGGAAATATATTCATTCATCCTCTTTGTATGTATCAGGTGCAGAAGTTCAAATCCCATTTCTTGAAAGAATGCTCAACTAAATTCTATCATGACCCAGAACTTTCTTGTTAACAAACAGCGGTTGCAGTTCAGTAGACATCAGCAGCTCTTATCGTCTCCAATGATATCAAGAACCTTTTCAGGCACACATTCTGAAAATAGCATAATGATGATTTAAGCTTCTGTCTCCTCGTTGCTTGTGAACACTACCCAATGGCACTAGTTCGGATTTGGAAAAGCATAAAATATTCCTTTATTAGCGTGtgtaaataatattatgttaaaTGCTTGTTAAAAGTGTCTTTTAATTAcaaatgtatttaaataattatttttcattatttttttatttttaacaacaatatattaaaatcataaaaaaacacttaaacaaattaattgaatgttCTTTCAAcggaaaaaacaatttaaatactATTACAATCCcaaataaagattaatttttttatgaacacaTGTCAGTGCACACCTTAAAAGGTAAATAAAGGTTGAGTATTAATCAAAGGAACAATGAAAAACCTCCCATTGCACACATTAAAAGGTAAAGAAAGGTTGAGAATTATTCAATGGACCATTGAAAAACCTACCAgacaataaattgaaaaaaaaaagcttcagcCTTAAAATGCACTTAGTTCTTTAGTGACATCTTAAacatttaaattagaaaaaactatttttgaaatattactgataaaatcatggaaaaacttcaaagaaaaatGTAGACACTCCCTTGCTGATAAGTTCTAGACCTAAGTTGTACCTGTACAGCAAGTTTCTcgtaaatatgttttttttattttttttggagaagAGATGTGTGCTTTTTGTCTCATTGAGTATGTTCTATATGTAGTTGTCACGACCTGATTCATGGATTCATGGCCAGCACATAGATAATATTTCCCTACAAGGTTTCATACCTATGCAAACTCAAACTTATATACAAACTTATCTATTAAataactcaatcagagttcaaTGCAGcactaataacaaaattaacttcataatataatttgattatcataatacaagagttaatgcAATTTCATAGTTGTGAAGCACTAACTAGACGTACAAGGAAAGtactaattacaaaaaaaaaaaaaaaaaaaaaaacaggtataTGATGGTCAAACAAAAATGATATACTAACAAGCTATAtgcctgaaaaggataaataatgagagggtgagttaaacaactcagtgagtaaataacgttcaatatacatatacgaggtaatacaacaatgaggaatatatatacaattatggaTCTAGGTTTTTATAGAAAAGTTTCTCAAATAgatcataacaaaaatatcataaggTAAAGCtcgtcaaaaaatcaaaatacaatgaTCATGAGGCTCTGTACTGTGGGATGATTAGTCCATACAAGTTAGTGACTCCCCCAACCAACTAGGGTTttagatacgatgtgcacaaagactaacactaccctgttagcatagGTATTTTAACTgtcataccataggttcataatcataatcaaacaaacatattcatatctcaaaactcaactcatgacatcaatcaaatgaaaacctattaatttaaaagttaattcaaaatatatattggttcatatcaagaattcaaattcaacaattgatcatgttttatcgtaacaatgataataatcaacatatatattatcaagaagcatgatccaattcatattaacaacttcaatatttataatatttttcgtGCATATAAAAGCTTATTTACTCATTTGACTCAAAAACAAATGGAACTCGAAAGTAGATACTGAAAGAATTTCCTACTGATGTCCCGCAAGTAAAATATCAAGATTATCAAAATACAAAAGagacatattcaaaaaaaactcaaagagaACGTacaacctatttaatacacttaactaagaaTCTATTCCATAAccttatatgtttttgaactaaactggtcatttttttctaaaaacctaaaaataaaaatggttttcCTGAAATctaattcataagaaaaaaaatgataaaacttgataataattcactaaataaccctcaaTTACTCACCAAACCAATATGAAAAAAGCTAATCTTACAACTAGGGACCAATATGGAATGTTATCAATTTTTAGaagtcaaattgtaattttgtcaaattagaggaccaaactaaaaatgtCATAAGTTCTTAACTAtagtggattttttttccataattcatcTTTAATTCTGTCAAGAATCTCAAATTATGCTCCAGgaattagttaaagtttatATGTAAAACACCAATGTCTTAAATGTACCAAAACATTATCTCTAAAGGTAGAAaactataaaaagtaaaagtagAAGATGAAAGAACCATTGGTAAATCATTGAAGTTTCCAAGCATACGCAACACTTCAAAACACTATCTTCCATACCAAAAACCTAGATGGTAACACTTTTCTTAAGACTTTTTTGTTAAGATGGTAATgtgtagaaaattaaaatttaataaagtcgagaataaaaactaaactaacTTGGCAACTATCCATAGTAAAgcatttaaaaacatttcaacCAATCCAATAAAAACAGATATCTATC
This region of Populus alba chromosome 3, ASM523922v2, whole genome shotgun sequence genomic DNA includes:
- the LOC118037946 gene encoding phytolongin Phyl1.1; its protein translation is MSSMHSTVHYCCVARGNRTLYVYSRGDHEIENSAALCLESTPSYHKWYFETIAKKTFGFLIEDGSVYFTIVDEGLGHPSVLQFLERVRDEFKKVARKGSRGSFSGMNSINVQEQLVPVICSLITSLEHVVCNDWAGESSSSDNVGLSPSPLNANEQIEVVNSTKAPLLGKSNKQDKRKSKEHVITIRDIELEEHRKSTDRGAKLDSATLDSNNQGGAGSSISLQKDLGSMRIRSSSQSIRKKWWRQVTIVLAIDVAICLILFLTWLSICGGFGCTH